AGCCCTTCGGCCGCAGCGTCGCGCCATCTGGGTCGGCGTGCTCTTCGGCCTCATCTGGACGGCCGCCAAGGTCAGCGTGCCATCGCTGGCGCGCGTCGCCATCGACCGCGGCATCATCGCCGACGAGCGGGGTGCCCTGCTGCGGTACTCGCTGCTGATGGTCGCGGTCGGCGCGGTGCAGGGCGCGTCCACCGGCCTGCGTCGCTATCTCGCGATCGGCATCGCGGCCCGCGTCGAGACCGATCTGCGACAGCGCCTGTTCGCGCACCTCCAACGGCTCCACTTCGCCTTCCACGACCAGGCGCAGACCGGCCAGCTCATGGCGCGCGCCAACAGCGACATCCAACAGATCCAGTTCTTCCTCGTGTTCATCCCGTTGTTCATCGCCAACGCGGCGACCGTTGCCGCGGTCGCGGTGGTGCTGCTCCTCAGCAACGCCGGTCTCGCCCTGCTCGCCCTGGGTGCGCTCCCGTTCCTCAACCTGGTGGCGAAGCGGTTCTCCACACGCATCCACCCGTCGGTTCTGGCGCTCCAGCAGGAGCTGGCAGAGCTGTCGTCCGTCGTGGAGGAGACGGTGTCGGGCATCCGCGTGGTGAAGGGGTTCGCGGCCGAGCCCCTGCAGGCGCGCCGGCTGCGGAAAGAAGCAGACGACGTCTACAACCAGTCGCTCGCCGCGGCTCGCATCCGCTCGCGTTACCTGCCGATCCTCGACTTCCTCCCGGCCGTCGGCCTCGTGATGGTGCTCTGGTACGGCGGCCACCAGGTGCTGGCCGGCCATCTCTCGATCGGCGAGCTGGTCGCGTTCAACGCCTACGTGCTCATGCTCGTGTGGCCGCTGCGCATGACCGGCATGCTCGTCGCCCAGGGGCAGCGGGCGGTCGCCGCGTCGCAGCGCATCGACCAGCTCCTGTCGACCGCACCTGCCATCGTCGACGCGCCGGCGGCGCGCTCGCTGCCGGCGCGCGACCACCCCGGCGACGTCCGCTTCGAGGCCGTGCGCTTCGACTACGGGGGCGGCAAGCCGGTGTTGCACGATCTCAACCTCGACCTCCGGGCGGGAGAGGCCGTCGCGCTCGTCGGCCCCACCGGGTGTGGCAAGACGACGGTGGCCCGCCTCGTCCCGCGCTTCTACGACGTCGACGCCGGGCGCATCACGCTCGACGGGGTCGACCTGCGCGACCTGCGCGTCCGTGAGTTGCGGCGAGCGGTGGGCATCGTCTTCGAAGAGACGTTCCTCTTCGCCGACACCGTGCGCGGCAACATCGCGTTCGCCGACCCCGATGCGTCCGACGCCCTGGTGCGACGCGCCGCCGCGCTGGCGGGCGCCGACCAGTTCATCGACGCGTTGCCGAAGGGCTACGACACCGTGATCGGTGAGCACGGCTACTCGCTCTCGGGCGGGCAGCGCCAGCGGATCGCCATCGCGAGGGCCATCCTCGCCGACCCTCGCGTCCTCATCCTGGACGACGCGACCAGCTCGGTCGACCCGACCAAGGAGCACGAGATCCGCGCCGCGCTCGCGGAGGTGATGCGCGGGCGGACCACAATCGTCATCGCCCACCGGCCCGCCACGATCGCGCTGGCCGACCGGGTGGTGCTGCTCGACGAGGGCCGCATCGTCGCCGAGGGAACGCACGAGAGCCTGCTCGACTCGAGCCCCCGTTACCGCGAGGTGCTGGCTCAGGCCGCGCGGGACGACGTGTCGGGCGAGCGAGACGTGGCGGAGCGCGGAGGGGTGGGGGCAGAGCGATGATGCGCTTCGGCGGGGCCCCGCCGATCACCGTCGAGGACGACGAGCGCCTCGACGCCGAGACCGCGCGCCGGGTGCTGCGTCGCACGGCCGCCATGCTGCGTCCCTACCGCCGCTCGGTGGTGCTGGCGAGCATTGTGATGGTGGGCGCGACCGGTG
The DNA window shown above is from Actinomycetota bacterium and carries:
- a CDS encoding ABC transporter ATP-binding protein, with product MEDAPTGTRAPFDDSAVGRRRGWRLMREALRPQRRAIWVGVLFGLIWTAAKVSVPSLARVAIDRGIIADERGALLRYSLLMVAVGAVQGASTGLRRYLAIGIAARVETDLRQRLFAHLQRLHFAFHDQAQTGQLMARANSDIQQIQFFLVFIPLFIANAATVAAVAVVLLLSNAGLALLALGALPFLNLVAKRFSTRIHPSVLALQQELAELSSVVEETVSGIRVVKGFAAEPLQARRLRKEADDVYNQSLAAARIRSRYLPILDFLPAVGLVMVLWYGGHQVLAGHLSIGELVAFNAYVLMLVWPLRMTGMLVAQGQRAVAASQRIDQLLSTAPAIVDAPAARSLPARDHPGDVRFEAVRFDYGGGKPVLHDLNLDLRAGEAVALVGPTGCGKTTVARLVPRFYDVDAGRITLDGVDLRDLRVRELRRAVGIVFEETFLFADTVRGNIAFADPDASDALVRRAAALAGADQFIDALPKGYDTVIGEHGYSLSGGQRQRIAIARAILADPRVLILDDATSSVDPTKEHEIRAALAEVMRGRTTIVIAHRPATIALADRVVLLDEGRIVAEGTHESLLDSSPRYREVLAQAARDDVSGERDVAERGGVGAER